A portion of the Cryptomeria japonica chromosome 5, Sugi_1.0, whole genome shotgun sequence genome contains these proteins:
- the LOC131064365 gene encoding uncharacterized protein LOC131064365 isoform X1, whose translation MEKVVEPLNEICEDSREYSELYSDMLHELVGARLVNDELIEKNYKLEEELHKDKEEYCKHVHDVDAELLRAISEIKELVERNNKLQDELNKAPRQYPQQFFKMEAELLGARFENKELAKRNKKIEEIKEQYFKQIHDMDAELLTARSEIEELAERNNKLEEKLHVAEKSEESSKRNLDQTKNMLEDWSTTLAAMKDECDQVCKQQEHRGEAPRLSKKRKYIVKVYEINHCVNCPICFQPWAQSGEHNVCSLSCGHFFGRSCITQWIRKSGARGSSKCPLCSSKATLKEIRNHSVSETYAGDEEI comes from the exons ATGGAGAAA GTAGTTGAACCATTGAATGAGATCTGCGAGGATTCAAGGGAATATAGCGAGCTGTATTCCGACATGTTACATGAATTAGTTGGAGCTAGATTAGTAAATGATGAATTGATTGAAAAAAACTACAAATTAGAGGAGGAGCTCCACAAGGATAAAGAGGAATACTGTAAGCACGTACATGATGTGGATGCTGAATTACTTAGAGCTATATCTGAAATTAAGGAATTAGTTGAAAGAAATAACAAATTACAGGATGAGCTCAACAAGGCTCCAAGGCAATATCCTCAGCAGTTTTTTAAGATGGAAGCTGAATTACTTGGAGCTAGATTTGAAAATAAGGAATTAGCTAAAAGGAACAAAAAGATAGAGGAGATTAAAGAGCAATATTTTAAGCAGATTCATGACATGGATGCTGAATTGCTTACAGCTAGATCCGAAATTGAAGAATTGGCTGAAAGAAACAACAAACTTGAGGAGAAGCTCCACGTGGCTGAAAAAAGTGAAGAATCCAGTAAACGAAATCTTGACCAGACAAAAAACATGCTGGAGGATTGGTCTACAACATTAGCGGCAATGAAAGATGAATGTGATCAAGTATGCAAACAACAAGAGCATAGAGGAGAGGCTCCAAGGCTTTCTAAAAAGAGGAAATATATTGTTAAGGTTTACGAGATTAATCATTGCGTGAATTGCCCAATTTGCTTTCAGCCATGGGCTCAGTCTGGAGAGCATAACGTTTG TTCCCTTTCTTGTGGCCATTTCTTTGGCAGATCATGCATAACACAATGGATTAGAAAAAGTGGAGCTCGGGGTTCTTCTAAG TGTCCCTTGTGTTCGAGTAAGGCTACTCTAAAAGAAATAAGAAATCATTCTGTATCAGAAACCTATGCTGGAGATGAGGAGATTTAA
- the LOC131064365 gene encoding uncharacterized protein LOC131064365 isoform X2: MLHELVGARLVNDELIEKNYKLEEELHKDKEEYCKHVHDVDAELLRAISEIKELVERNNKLQDELNKAPRQYPQQFFKMEAELLGARFENKELAKRNKKIEEIKEQYFKQIHDMDAELLTARSEIEELAERNNKLEEKLHVAEKSEESSKRNLDQTKNMLEDWSTTLAAMKDECDQVCKQQEHRGEAPRLSKKRKYIVKVYEINHCVNCPICFQPWAQSGEHNVCSLSCGHFFGRSCITQWIRKSGARGSSKCPLCSSKATLKEIRNHSVSETYAGDEEI, translated from the exons ATGTTACATGAATTAGTTGGAGCTAGATTAGTAAATGATGAATTGATTGAAAAAAACTACAAATTAGAGGAGGAGCTCCACAAGGATAAAGAGGAATACTGTAAGCACGTACATGATGTGGATGCTGAATTACTTAGAGCTATATCTGAAATTAAGGAATTAGTTGAAAGAAATAACAAATTACAGGATGAGCTCAACAAGGCTCCAAGGCAATATCCTCAGCAGTTTTTTAAGATGGAAGCTGAATTACTTGGAGCTAGATTTGAAAATAAGGAATTAGCTAAAAGGAACAAAAAGATAGAGGAGATTAAAGAGCAATATTTTAAGCAGATTCATGACATGGATGCTGAATTGCTTACAGCTAGATCCGAAATTGAAGAATTGGCTGAAAGAAACAACAAACTTGAGGAGAAGCTCCACGTGGCTGAAAAAAGTGAAGAATCCAGTAAACGAAATCTTGACCAGACAAAAAACATGCTGGAGGATTGGTCTACAACATTAGCGGCAATGAAAGATGAATGTGATCAAGTATGCAAACAACAAGAGCATAGAGGAGAGGCTCCAAGGCTTTCTAAAAAGAGGAAATATATTGTTAAGGTTTACGAGATTAATCATTGCGTGAATTGCCCAATTTGCTTTCAGCCATGGGCTCAGTCTGGAGAGCATAACGTTTG TTCCCTTTCTTGTGGCCATTTCTTTGGCAGATCATGCATAACACAATGGATTAGAAAAAGTGGAGCTCGGGGTTCTTCTAAG TGTCCCTTGTGTTCGAGTAAGGCTACTCTAAAAGAAATAAGAAATCATTCTGTATCAGAAACCTATGCTGGAGATGAGGAGATTTAA